The window GAATAAGAGTCCCTAAAGACTCCTATATCTGTAGAAGTCAAAGAAAATGAGGAAATAGCAGTCTCCAGAGGCTCTTATTTATCTGAATTTCGAGCAAGAAGGTGTGATTCGCTCGATTCTTATTATCTGGTTCGCTCAAAACAATCGAGTTTTCGTCGACTTTAAATGGATTAGAAAGGGAACTTACTAATGGAACTTGCTACGCTTTTTCTTACGAAATCTTACGAAATCATACGAAGTCTTACGAAAACGCAGAACACGCTTATGAAGAAAGTTTTGCTAAAGCAAAACGCTAAGGAGGGTCTTCAATGACCGGTTCACTCATTCAGTTTCTAATATTTCTGGCGGTTACGGGGTTTGCGGTGTATTTGTTTGGCCGTGTTGTCTATCATCGTTATTTGTACATTAGACTCGGTAAGTCAGTGAATTTGAAAACGGAAGCGAAGGCGCGTCTGAAGGAGTTTGCGATTCAAGTATTTGGCCAGACCAAGCTTTTGAAGGATAAGAAGAGCGGCATCATGCACATTGTGATCTTTTATGGATTCATTATATTGCAGCTTGGGGCGCTGGATCTCATTCTGAAGGGATTAATTGGCCATGGGTTACCAATGCCAGGTTACGATTATTTCACATTGATGCAGGAAGTGACGGTAGCGCTGATTCTACTGGCCATGGGATATGCGACTTATCGCCGTTATGTAGAAAAGCTAAAACGGCTGAAACGCGGTTGGAAGCCTAGTATCGTTATATTCTTCATTTTTTTCTTGATGCTATCTGTCGTCGTCAGCGGTGGGTTTGAACAAATAAAAGAAGGGATGGAGACATCTGCATTTGCACCAATTTCATCTCTGTTCGCAGCAGCTTTTAGCGGTATGTCGCATACAGCGGCTACGGTTGGTTTCTATATAAGCTGGTGGATGCATTTGCTGATCCTACTCTCATTTCTAATCTATGTACCGCAGTCGAAGCATTTTCACATTATTACAGCACCAATCAATATCTTGCTGCGCCGCACGGAACCTACTGGTAAATTGGCTTCGCTTGATCTAGAGGATGAAGAGGCGGAGTCGTTCGGTGTAGGCAAAATCGAGGATTTCACGCAGAAACAGATGCTTGATTTCTACTCCTGTGTGGAATGCGGTCGCTGCACGAATGTTTGTCCCGCGAATACAACAGGCAAGATGCTGTCGCCGATGCATTTGATTACGAAGCTTCGTGATCATCTGACGGAAAAAGGCGCCGCCATTACCTCGAAGTCACCATGGGTTCCAGCTTTTGCTTTCGCTGGTCCAACTACTCAAAACCCGCTTGAGGTTGAGCTCATTGGCGGCGTTATAACAGAAGAAGAGCTGTGGGCTTGTACAACCTGCCGCAATTGTGAGGATCAATGTCCCGTTGGGAATGAGCATGTGGATAAGATTATCGATCTGCGCCGACATCTTGTACTGACGCAAGGCATCATGCCTCATGATGGTCAGCGTGCTCTGCAAAACATCGAGAGACAAGGAAACCCTTGGGGTATTAGCCGGAATGATCGTGTGAAATGGGTCAAAGAAGTAGATCCGGATGATGAACTCGGTGTGCGCACGGTGAAGGAAAATCCTGAATTCGAGTACTTGTTTTTCTTGGGTTCCATGGGCGCTTACGATAATCGCAGCCGCAAGATCACGCATTCTTTTGTGAAATTGATGAAGGAAGCTGGTGTCACCTTTGCCATTTTGGGCAATGAGGAGAAGAATTCCGGGGACACACCTCGCCGGATGGGCAATGAATTTCTATTCCAACAGCTGTGTGCGGACAATATTGCGACTTTTCAAAAGTATAAGGTTCAGAAAATCGTAACGACGTGCCCGCATACGTATCATACATTCAAAAATGAATATCCCGAATTTGGCCTTACGGCAGACGTATTCCATCACACCGAGCTGTTGGATCTGTGGGTGAAAGAGGGGCGTCTTAAGCCGCAACATGAAGTTAGAGAGCGTATTACGTACCATGATTCTTGCTATTTAGGCCGCTACAACGAAGTGTATGAAGAGCCGCGCAATGTACTACGAGCGATTCCAGGGGTTGAGTTGGTTGAGCAAGCCCGTTCTCGCGAAAACAGTATGTGCTGCGGTGCCGGAGGCGGCATGATGTGGATGGAAGAAACCGCAGGAACGCGCGTTAACGTAGCACGCACTGAACAGCTTTTAAGTGTGAAACCCACCGTTATCAGTTCTGCTTGTCCGTATTGCTTAACGATGGTGGAGGATGGAACGAAGCTTAAGGAGGTCGAGGAACAGGTTAAAGCGAGAGACATCGCTGAAATTCTTGCCTTGTCTGTGTTTGGAACGCCTTAGGATTAACGACTTCGCAGCCCAAAGGGCGAGCGTTTTTGTCAAGGTTGATGCGAAAACTGAAAAAATCATGTAGGAGGAAATTTCCATATGACAAAGATTCGTACAGCGGCCGTTATCGGCTCCGGTGTGATGGGCTCCGGTATCGCTGCCCATTTGGCAAATGTAGGCATTCCTGTGTTATTGCTCGATATGGTGCCTGCCCAGCTGCAGCCGCAAGAAGAAGCTGCCGGCCTTTCGTTAGATCATCCTAAGGTGCGTAATCGATTTGCTCTTAATGCGATGGATAAGCTCAAGAAGACGAACCCAGCTCCCCTATACAGTGAAGCTTTCGCTGAACGCATTACACCAGGTAATCTGGAGGATGATTTAGCGAAGCTTGGAAGCGTGGATTGGATTATTGAAGTTATTGTGGAAAATTTGCAGGCGAAGCAGCAGCTCATCAGCCGTATTGAAAATGTATGGAAGCCGGGAACGATTGTTTCCTCGAATACATCGGGCATTTCAATCAACGCCATGGTCCAAAGCGCCAGCCCTGAATTTAAAAAGCATTTCCTTGGCACTCATTTTTTTAATCCGCCTCGCTACATGAAATTATTGGAAGTGATTCCAAATGAACAGACAGACCCTGCAGTTGTTGCTTGTATGACCGATTTTTGTGAGAGGAAGCTTGGAAAAGGTGTTGTTCAAGCGAAAGATACGCC is drawn from Paenibacillus sp. V4I7 and contains these coding sequences:
- a CDS encoding (Fe-S)-binding protein; translation: MTGSLIQFLIFLAVTGFAVYLFGRVVYHRYLYIRLGKSVNLKTEAKARLKEFAIQVFGQTKLLKDKKSGIMHIVIFYGFIILQLGALDLILKGLIGHGLPMPGYDYFTLMQEVTVALILLAMGYATYRRYVEKLKRLKRGWKPSIVIFFIFFLMLSVVVSGGFEQIKEGMETSAFAPISSLFAAAFSGMSHTAATVGFYISWWMHLLILLSFLIYVPQSKHFHIITAPINILLRRTEPTGKLASLDLEDEEAESFGVGKIEDFTQKQMLDFYSCVECGRCTNVCPANTTGKMLSPMHLITKLRDHLTEKGAAITSKSPWVPAFAFAGPTTQNPLEVELIGGVITEEELWACTTCRNCEDQCPVGNEHVDKIIDLRRHLVLTQGIMPHDGQRALQNIERQGNPWGISRNDRVKWVKEVDPDDELGVRTVKENPEFEYLFFLGSMGAYDNRSRKITHSFVKLMKEAGVTFAILGNEEKNSGDTPRRMGNEFLFQQLCADNIATFQKYKVQKIVTTCPHTYHTFKNEYPEFGLTADVFHHTELLDLWVKEGRLKPQHEVRERITYHDSCYLGRYNEVYEEPRNVLRAIPGVELVEQARSRENSMCCGAGGGMMWMEETAGTRVNVARTEQLLSVKPTVISSACPYCLTMVEDGTKLKEVEEQVKARDIAEILALSVFGTP